Proteins from a genomic interval of Polaribacter sp. Q13:
- a CDS encoding nucleotidyl transferase AbiEii/AbiGii toxin family protein, with translation MKNFIKLSKKDKINIFNQTSERSGLPSSAVEKDWWVTLSLNIIFSLPYANQIVFKGGTSLSKAWNLIERFSEDIDLVIDRKHLGFEGELSKTQVKKLRKASFNFIGTEFYNDINNELIKLGVTDYELVVQETKNTDTDPLIIELRYKSLTEESDYLKPRVLIEVGARSLMEPVDNKAIISIVSSAFSELPFAEKEITIPVVSPKRTFLEKIFLLHEEFQKETKFIRVERMSRHLYDLEKLMDSAHGIEALKDTVLYAIIVEHRKNFNAIRGIDYANHIPKSINIIPPEETIKDWEKDYKTMQESMFYGDTIIFDKLIERITELNTRIKTM, from the coding sequence ATGAAAAACTTTATAAAACTTAGTAAAAAAGATAAAATAAATATCTTTAATCAAACAAGTGAACGTTCTGGTTTGCCATCTTCTGCTGTCGAAAAAGATTGGTGGGTTACTTTGTCATTAAATATTATTTTCTCTTTACCTTATGCGAATCAAATAGTTTTTAAAGGCGGTACTTCACTTAGTAAAGCTTGGAATTTAATAGAACGTTTTTCTGAAGATATTGATTTAGTAATAGATAGAAAACATCTTGGTTTTGAAGGAGAATTGAGTAAAACACAAGTAAAAAAACTAAGAAAGGCTTCTTTTAATTTTATTGGTACAGAATTTTATAACGACATTAATAATGAGCTGATAAAATTAGGGGTAACTGATTATGAATTAGTAGTTCAAGAAACAAAAAATACCGATACAGACCCATTGATTATTGAATTACGCTACAAATCTTTAACGGAAGAATCTGATTATTTAAAACCAAGAGTTTTAATAGAAGTTGGGGCAAGGTCTTTAATGGAGCCTGTAGATAATAAAGCAATTATTTCAATAGTATCTAGTGCGTTTAGTGAGCTTCCATTTGCGGAAAAAGAGATTACAATTCCTGTAGTATCTCCAAAACGTACGTTCTTAGAAAAAATATTTTTACTACATGAAGAGTTTCAAAAAGAAACCAAATTTATACGAGTAGAAAGAATGAGTCGTCATTTATATGATTTAGAAAAATTAATGGATTCTGCCCATGGAATAGAAGCTCTTAAAGATACTGTGCTATATGCTATAATTGTAGAACATAGAAAGAATTTTAATGCTATAAGAGGTATTGATTATGCAAATCACATACCTAAATCTATTAATATTATACCGCCAGAAGAAACAATTAAAGATTGGGAAAAAGATTATAAAACCATGCAAGAAAGTATGTTTTATGGAGATACCATTATTTTTGATAAACTGATAGAGCGAATTACAGAATTGAATACTAGAATTAAAACAATGTAA
- a CDS encoding ATP-binding protein has protein sequence MMEEKQIREELERTLANDSSNYSKILELSSKLASFDKDNVRFSVDAGVIDRLGTELVARQETAVSELVKNSYDADAKTVTLKFENSDSIGGTLFIEDDGLGMTKEQLVNGFMRISSTDKLRNPLSERYNRKRSGQKGIGRFAVQRLGEKLTITTQTKESEKALELTIEWDKYVGDIDLVNITNKITSIKKQKEEGTTLKIDGLRDRWSQAAIKRIYRYVSAIIQPFPLSELKEDNELEDIKIVDPGFKTIFKKVENSKEIIIADESSMIYKHALAEIEGWIDDNGLGIYSVISEKLEIEEYGEIGSDPDDMTVPFSELKKVRFKAYYYIYGNNLIPKMHESSIRKLAREYGGVRLYRNGFRVLPYGERKDDWLKLDASIRQRSILPVHGNINFFGFVELTDLEKKFNETSSREGLVENEALIQLQNFLYRTLITGVIKVAEVRNIKIASGQKKEGEVWEKIEVRIKNIAHTLEALDLELEKEEGNIQIKQKRRKKVQKLKKDIEKVAELQKEETSKMLKEKSMLRVLSSVGITIGQFIHEVRDYVSSMESDVKFLLEKLRSDAILTERLLILDKNITTFKSYTSYFDNVISQNVVRELKPIEIQNVAENFWKSINNDAVKSDIVFTLPIRKGSYLYTRPMHPSEWSSILFNFYTNAKKAIKRTEKSGEIKIECGLEGNNMFLEFSDTGDGISKENEEKIFEEFFTTTSPNTLEEIDESNEITGTGLGLKIVKDIVTSYRGNIQVVSPKENFNTCIRIEIPKATDKELDDYGL, from the coding sequence ATGATGGAAGAAAAACAAATTAGGGAGGAATTAGAAAGAACCTTAGCCAATGATTCTAGTAATTACAGTAAAATTCTAGAATTATCTTCAAAACTTGCAAGTTTTGACAAAGATAATGTACGGTTTAGTGTAGATGCTGGAGTAATTGATAGGCTAGGAACAGAATTAGTGGCCAGACAAGAAACAGCGGTATCTGAACTGGTTAAAAATTCTTATGATGCAGATGCCAAAACTGTAACATTAAAATTTGAAAATTCAGATTCAATTGGTGGAACACTTTTTATTGAAGACGATGGACTTGGAATGACTAAAGAGCAATTAGTTAATGGTTTTATGAGGATATCTTCTACAGATAAATTACGTAATCCACTTTCTGAAAGGTATAATAGAAAGCGCTCAGGTCAAAAAGGAATTGGAAGATTTGCTGTACAAAGACTTGGTGAAAAATTAACCATCACAACACAGACAAAAGAGAGTGAAAAAGCATTAGAATTAACAATAGAATGGGATAAATATGTTGGAGATATAGATTTAGTAAATATAACTAATAAAATTACTTCCATAAAAAAGCAAAAAGAAGAAGGCACAACCCTGAAAATTGATGGCTTAAGAGATAGATGGTCTCAAGCGGCAATAAAAAGAATTTATAGATACGTAAGTGCAATTATCCAACCTTTTCCTTTATCGGAATTAAAAGAAGATAATGAGCTAGAAGATATAAAAATAGTTGATCCAGGTTTTAAAACTATTTTTAAAAAAGTAGAAAACTCTAAAGAAATAATAATTGCTGATGAATCTTCAATGATTTACAAGCACGCATTAGCTGAAATTGAAGGTTGGATAGATGATAATGGTTTAGGTATTTATTCTGTAATTAGTGAAAAATTAGAAATAGAAGAGTATGGTGAAATTGGGAGTGATCCAGACGATATGACCGTACCCTTTTCAGAATTAAAGAAAGTTAGATTTAAAGCTTACTATTACATATATGGTAATAATTTGATACCTAAAATGCATGAGTCAAGTATAAGAAAATTAGCAAGAGAATATGGCGGAGTTAGGTTATATAGAAATGGGTTTAGAGTATTGCCATATGGAGAACGTAAAGATGATTGGTTAAAACTTGATGCTTCTATTAGACAAAGATCAATACTACCTGTTCATGGTAATATTAACTTTTTTGGATTTGTAGAATTGACTGATCTAGAAAAAAAGTTTAATGAAACATCAAGTAGAGAAGGCTTAGTAGAAAATGAGGCCTTAATTCAATTACAAAATTTTCTATATAGAACTTTAATAACTGGTGTGATTAAAGTTGCAGAGGTGAGAAATATAAAAATTGCTTCTGGTCAAAAAAAAGAGGGAGAAGTTTGGGAAAAAATTGAAGTACGAATTAAAAATATTGCACATACACTTGAAGCTTTAGATCTTGAATTAGAAAAAGAAGAAGGAAATATACAGATTAAACAAAAAAGGAGAAAGAAAGTTCAGAAACTAAAAAAAGATATAGAAAAAGTAGCCGAACTACAAAAAGAAGAAACTAGTAAAATGCTAAAAGAAAAATCAATGTTACGAGTTTTAAGTAGTGTTGGCATAACAATCGGGCAATTTATTCATGAAGTAAGAGATTATGTGAGTAGTATGGAATCTGATGTGAAATTTCTTTTAGAAAAATTACGTTCTGATGCTATTTTAACTGAAAGACTTTTAATTTTAGATAAAAATATCACAACTTTTAAAAGCTACACCTCGTATTTTGACAATGTGATTTCTCAAAATGTTGTTAGAGAGTTAAAACCTATTGAGATTCAAAATGTAGCTGAAAACTTCTGGAAATCAATAAACAATGATGCTGTGAAAAGCGATATTGTATTTACTTTGCCAATACGAAAAGGTTCTTATTTATACACAAGACCTATGCACCCATCTGAATGGTCTTCTATTCTTTTTAATTTTTATACAAATGCAAAAAAAGCAATAAAAAGAACGGAAAAATCAGGAGAAATAAAAATAGAATGTGGTTTAGAGGGAAATAATATGTTTTTGGAGTTTTCAGATACGGGAGATGGAATATCTAAAGAAAATGAAGAAAAAATATTTGAAGAATTCTTTACAACTACTTCTCCAAATACATTGGAGGAAATAGACGAAAGCAACGAAATAACAGGAACAGGATTAGGTTTGAAAATAGTAAAGGATATTGTGACTAGTTACAGAGGGAATATTCAAGTAGTATCACCAAAAGAAAATTTTAACACCTGTATAAGAATAGAAATACCTAAAGCAACAGATAAAGAATTAGATGATTATGGCTTATAA
- a CDS encoding DNA methyltransferase, producing the protein MNQNVLKYLKEYSYDTKDVNRLLVSSFLMINKIENVENMFINELIIYKEKELEQVNDFIKLFDKNTFDIEELIELFEFVISPQDKEVNGAIFTPEYIRKHIVQQTIKKHNTEALSNLKFGDIACGCGGFFKTITEVLINETDKNYFEIYRDNIYGLDIQEYSIKRTKILLSLLAIKNNEDCEAFEFNLYCGNALNFNWELVETLNENDGFDIVVGNPPYVGSSKIDEETKDLLKNWSVSSIGKPDLYIPFFEIGMENLNRNGVLGYITVNTFYKSLNGRSVRSYFSKNKFDLSIIDFGGEQLFKKRSTYTCICIIGKVEDSSVKYVKRLSREIQKIKQSNYISIPYSNLDDFNGWYLINKKVQKIISKIENCGTPLGRKFEIRNGFATLKNNIYVFKPVKEDNEYYYLLKDGVEYKIEKGICKNAIKPNTLKSELELESKTEKLIFPYNIELNNTELFKTDEKVLKIFTESEFKTNYPFAFKYLKSNKKVLAQRDKGNKKYDQWFAFGRNQALILNGFKLLFPYITNKPCFVLTEDTDLLFYNGYAVLSESTEDLLILQKVLMSKVFWYYIKNTSKPYAGNYFSVAKNYIKSFGICDLSEIEKEVLSSLTEQNEIDDFLEKKYSIQLGN; encoded by the coding sequence ATGAATCAAAATGTGCTTAAATATTTAAAAGAATATTCTTACGACACAAAAGATGTTAATCGTCTTTTAGTGTCTTCATTTTTGATGATTAATAAAATTGAAAATGTAGAAAACATGTTTATCAATGAATTAATAATATATAAAGAAAAAGAACTTGAACAAGTAAATGACTTTATCAAACTATTTGATAAAAACACATTTGATATTGAAGAACTAATAGAGCTTTTTGAATTTGTTATTTCTCCTCAGGACAAAGAGGTAAACGGAGCCATTTTTACACCAGAATATATCAGAAAACATATAGTACAACAAACTATTAAAAAACATAACACAGAAGCATTATCTAATTTAAAATTTGGAGATATTGCCTGTGGATGCGGAGGTTTCTTTAAAACTATTACAGAAGTTTTAATAAATGAAACGGATAAGAATTATTTTGAAATCTATAGAGATAACATTTATGGTTTAGATATTCAAGAATACAGTATTAAAAGAACAAAAATTTTACTTTCATTACTCGCTATAAAAAATAATGAGGATTGTGAAGCATTCGAATTTAACCTGTATTGTGGTAATGCACTCAACTTTAATTGGGAATTAGTCGAAACTTTAAATGAGAATGATGGTTTTGATATTGTTGTAGGAAATCCACCTTATGTTGGTTCATCAAAAATAGATGAAGAAACAAAAGATTTATTAAAAAATTGGAGCGTTTCGTCTATAGGAAAACCAGATTTATATATTCCATTCTTTGAAATAGGAATGGAAAACTTAAATAGAAATGGAGTTTTAGGATATATAACAGTCAACACCTTTTACAAAAGTTTAAATGGACGATCTGTAAGAAGTTATTTTTCAAAAAACAAGTTCGATTTATCCATCATAGATTTTGGAGGGGAACAACTGTTTAAAAAAAGGTCAACTTATACTTGTATTTGTATTATTGGCAAAGTAGAAGATTCTTCTGTTAAATATGTAAAGAGGTTAAGTAGAGAAATTCAAAAAATAAAACAATCAAACTACATAAGCATTCCTTACTCTAATCTTGATGATTTTAATGGATGGTATTTAATTAATAAGAAAGTTCAAAAAATTATATCAAAAATAGAAAACTGTGGAACTCCTTTAGGTAGGAAATTTGAAATACGAAACGGTTTTGCAACACTAAAAAACAATATTTATGTATTCAAACCTGTCAAAGAAGATAATGAATATTATTACCTTTTGAAAGATGGTGTTGAATATAAAATTGAAAAAGGGATTTGTAAAAATGCTATAAAACCAAATACTTTAAAATCGGAATTAGAACTTGAGAGTAAAACTGAAAAGTTGATTTTTCCTTACAATATTGAACTGAATAATACTGAGTTATTTAAAACAGATGAAAAAGTACTTAAAATATTTACTGAATCTGAATTTAAAACAAATTATCCATTTGCTTTTAAGTATTTGAAATCTAACAAAAAAGTACTAGCCCAAAGAGATAAAGGAAACAAGAAATATGATCAATGGTTTGCATTTGGTAGAAACCAAGCACTGATTTTAAATGGTTTTAAGTTACTATTTCCTTACATAACCAATAAACCTTGTTTTGTCCTCACAGAAGACACTGATTTGTTATTTTATAATGGTTATGCAGTATTGTCTGAGTCTACAGAAGACCTTCTTATTTTACAGAAGGTATTAATGTCAAAAGTTTTTTGGTATTATATTAAAAATACAAGTAAACCATATGCCGGGAATTATTTTTCTGTAGCTAAAAATTACATAAAAAGTTTCGGAATATGTGATTTATCAGAAATAGAGAAAGAAGTTCTGTCTAGTTTAACTGAACAAAATGAAATAGATGATTTTTTAGAAAAAAAATACTCTATTCAATTAGGTAATTGA